The following are encoded together in the Bubalus kerabau isolate K-KA32 ecotype Philippines breed swamp buffalo chromosome 3, PCC_UOA_SB_1v2, whole genome shotgun sequence genome:
- the LOC129645607 gene encoding histone H4-like gives MSGRGKGGKGLGKGGAKRHRKGLRDNIQGITKPAIRRLARRGGVKRISGLIYDETRGVLKLFLENVIRDAVTYTEHAKLKTVTAMDVVYALKRQGRTLYGFGG, from the coding sequence ATGTCTGGACGTGGTAAGGGTGGAAAGGGTTTGGGGAAGGGGGGCGCCAAGCGTCACCGCAAAGGTTTGCGAGACAATATCCAGGGCATCACTAAGCCCGCTATCCGCCGCCTAGCTCGGCGTGGAGGAGTCAAACGCATCTCCGGCCTCATCTACGACGAAACCCGCGGGGTGCTGAAATTGTTCCTGGAGAATGTGATCCGGGATGCAGTTACCTACACCGAGCACGCCAAGCTTAAGACTGTCACCGCCATGGACGTGGTCTACGCGCTCAAGCGCCAAGGACGCACCCTCTATGGCTTCGGCGGCTGA
- the LOC129645593 gene encoding histone H2B type 1-K: MPEPAKSAPAPKKGSKKAVTKAQKKDGKKRKRSRKESYSVYVYKVLKQVHPDTGISSKAMGIMNSFVNDIFERIAGEASRLAHYNKRSTITSREIQTAVRLLLPGELAKHAVSEGTKAVTKYTSAK; this comes from the coding sequence ATGCCGGAACCAGCGAAGTCCGCTCCGGCCCCGAAAAAGGGCTCCAAAAAGGCGGTCACCAAGGCACAGAAGAAAGACGGCAAGAAGCGCAAGCGTAGCCGCAAGGAGAGCTACTCCGTGTACGtgtacaaggtgctgaagcaGGTCCACCCGGACACTGGCATCTCGTCAAAGGCTATGGGCATCATGAATTCCTTCGTCAACGACATCTTCGAGCGCATCGCGGGCGAGGCGTCGCGCCTGGCGCATTATAACAAGCGCTCGACCatcacatccagggagatccagacgGCTGTGCGCCTACTGCtgcctggggagctggccaagcacgcGGTGTCCGAGGGTACCAAGGCCGTCACCAAGTACACCAGCGCCAAGTAA
- the LOC129645587 gene encoding histone H2A type 1-H: MSGRGKQGGKARAKAKTRSSRAGLQFPVGRVHRLLRKGNYAERVGAGAPVYLAAVLEYLTAEILELAGNAARDNKKTRIIPRHLQLAIRNDEELNKLLGKVTIAQGGVLPNIQAVLLPKKTESHHKAK; this comes from the coding sequence ATGTCTGGACGTGGCAAGCAAGGAGGCAAGGCTCGTGCTAAAGCTAAGACCCGTTCCTCGCGGGCTGGGCTCCAGTTCCCCGTAGGCCGCGTACACCGCTTGCTCCGCAAAGGTAACTATGCCGAGCGGGTAGGTGCCGGGGCCCCGGTGTATCTGGCAGCGGTGCTGGAGTATCTGACGGCCGAGATCCTAGAGCTGGCGGGCAATGCGGCCCGCGACAACAAGAAAACGCGAATCATTCCGCGTCACTTGCAGCTGGCCATCCGCAACGATGAAGAACTCAACAAGCTGCTGGGGAAGGTCACCATTGCTCAGGGTGGTGTTTTACCCAACATCCAGGCTGTGCTACTACCTAAGAAAACTGAGAGCCATCACAAGGCCAAATAA